In the Halorussus salinus genome, GCGCGAGGCCTTCCTCCTCGCTGCCACGCAAGCCCTGCACCGCCAGCAGGACGCCCTGCACGATGACCAGCAGGCCGCCCAGCAACAGTAGTACGTCCTTGTCGAGGAGGGTGAACACCGCGCCCAGTAGGCTGATGAGCGTGAACGTCCGAATCCCGGCGGGCTTGTGTGACCACTCCCGCTCCAGTCCGAGGAACAGTCCGAGCGCGGCCGCCAGCGCGATGCGGACGACCTCGCTCTCCAGTGGAACTTGCGTCAGAAAGTCGGCGATACCCGGCACAATTCAATACCTCTACGTAGTGCTAAATATCACTCTGCAGATTAATAGGTGTACTGGCGGAACGGCCGGAGACCTCGTTCGTCGGTCGCGGCCGTTCGCCCGCGGTCGGTCTCGTCGCCGGAGTCCGCTGGGCGAATCGCGGGCGCTTCGGCCGCGGGAACCCTACGGACTGCGAACATTTTTACCAGCGCGCCCGAGTTGCTTGGGTATGGTCGGCGGTCTAGACATCGACCGGACGCGAATCGGCTGGTGGCTGGTCGGGGCGGTGCTGGGAGCGGCGGTGCTGTTCGTCGTCTACTCGTTCGTCGGTACGTTCGTCTTCGGCATCTTCCTCTACTACGCGACCCGACCGGTGTACAAGCGCCTGCGGCGGCGCATCCGCCCGGCGAGTCTGGCCGCCGCGACCGCCATCTTCGCGCTCGCGCTCCCCGTCTTGCTCTTGATGGCTTACACCGCGGCCATCGGACTCCAAGAGTTCAACAACATCGCCAAGCGAACCGACATCGACGGTCTCCAAACCACGATTCAGCCCTACATCGACGTGTCGTCGCTGGCCCGGAGTCCCGAGGAACTACTGGCGAACCCCGACCCCGCGCTGGTCGAGGAGATCGGTCGCTCGGCGCTCGACTACGTGGGATTCATCGGGAACGCCGTCCTCCACCTGTTCGTGATGATCGCCATCGCGTTCTACCTCCTGCGGGACGACCACCGGCTCTCGCGGTTCTTCCGGCGGCAGTTCGGCGACGAGGGAGGCGTCGCGGAGGCGTACGTCCGGGCGGTCGATAGGGACTTCAACAGCATCTTCTTCGGGAACATTCTGAACGCCCTCCTCACGGGGACCATCGGCGCGGCGTCGTACAACGCCTTGAACATGGTCGCGCCGACCGCACTCGTCGTCCCGTATCCGACGCTGGTCGGCCTGTTGACCGGCGCGGCCAGCCTCATCCCCATCGTCGGGATGAAACTGGTCTACTTCCCGATTTCCGCGTATCTCGGCATCGAAACCGCGCTCTCGGACCCGGCGTTCCTCTGGTTCCCGGCGCTGTTCTTCGTCGTCTCGCTGGTCCTCGTGGACACGATTCCGGACCTCGTGTTGCGGCCCTACGTCTCGGGTCGGAACCTCCACGTCGGACTCGTCATGCTCGCGTACATCTTTGGACCGCTCCTGTTCGGCTGGTACGGCATCTTCCTCGGCCCGATGATTCTGGTGCTGGTCGTCCACTTCATCCGCATCGTTCTGCCGGAACTGGTCGCGGGCGAACCAATCCGGCCGTGGGCGGTGGACCCGACGTACCTCTTCGACCGGGAACCGCGCGTGACCCACCCCGAGGAGAACTACTCCGACGGGAACTTCGGCACCGACGATTCGACCGGCGGG is a window encoding:
- a CDS encoding AI-2E family transporter, producing the protein MVGGLDIDRTRIGWWLVGAVLGAAVLFVVYSFVGTFVFGIFLYYATRPVYKRLRRRIRPASLAAATAIFALALPVLLLMAYTAAIGLQEFNNIAKRTDIDGLQTTIQPYIDVSSLARSPEELLANPDPALVEEIGRSALDYVGFIGNAVLHLFVMIAIAFYLLRDDHRLSRFFRRQFGDEGGVAEAYVRAVDRDFNSIFFGNILNALLTGTIGAASYNALNMVAPTALVVPYPTLVGLLTGAASLIPIVGMKLVYFPISAYLGIETALSDPAFLWFPALFFVVSLVLVDTIPDLVLRPYVSGRNLHVGLVMLAYIFGPLLFGWYGIFLGPMILVLVVHFIRIVLPELVAGEPIRPWAVDPTYLFDREPRVTHPEENYSDGNFGTDDSTGGTDDAGGVGDGATTDGGETGGTDGGAGGTDEGAASRRDGTDR